The genomic stretch GTAACTTTATCGTCCGGTATCCAGCTTCGGTTTTGGGTGGTCCAAACAAGCCTTCCTGAGTTAGATTGCGCGCAATGTTGGCTTCGCCGGAATTAAGATCGATATCCTCCCAGGCAAGAGCGCAAAGCTCCCCGGGCCGAACGCCGGTGTAAGCAAAAAATTGCCACATGTTTTTCTGCTGAGCCGGAGCAGTCTCTTTCAACTGCTCAAACTCATGTCTCAGAAGTGGATCTGGTTTTGTTTGCCCTTTGCGAAGCCTTTTTATCCCGACATATGGTTGATATGAAATGACTTTATTTTTAACCGCATAGTCGAGGATTTGTCGCAGGATGGCCAGATAATAATCTACTGTTCTAACGGCGCGGCCGGTTTTATTTCTCCTCTTTTCGGGAGCATAGTTAGTCTCGCCAGTCAGTAATTCCTTTCTCCAGCCCAGAATGTCGCTGTTGGTGACGGCTGCAACCAGCGTTTCAGGGCCGATTAGTTTTGTTAACGTTCTTACAGCTATCCCATAGCTTCTTGTGGCATTGGGTGAGAGATCGATTTTATGGTTTTCATACCAGGTTGATGCAAGTTCGGCGAACGTCGTAATGTTTTTAGATGTATAAAACTTTGATGCCACCTTTGACTCCGGGAACATGCCCCGGTAGTCAAAAGTTCCCAGCTGAATCTCGCTTACAATTTTGGCCCTTAGATTCCCGGCTTTTTTGAGATTCGATGCATTTACGATCCATCCTTTCAATGTTTCTCGGCATCTAACGCCCTGAAACTTGAAACTTATTCGTATCTTATTGTTGTGGATCTCAACACCCGTTGGCATTGCAGCCATTATGCCTCCTTCACAAACCTGTTAATGTTTGGGATGTTGTACCAGACAAGTCCTCGCTCTTCGGAGCTGCTTCCATCCAATGGGATTCTCTTAAAATGAACACCTTCTACCCAGGAGGTTTGGCGATAGCTTTTAATCTGACGATCGGTAAGGCCTGTCTTCTCTTTTAGTTTTGAAGCAACGCCCCATTCTGAATCGTAAATTACCTGCGACATGGTTCACCTCAGGTAACCGGCATGAGTATAGATATGCCGGTCTGTAGTCGTTGATATTTCAGTTTCAGTTTGCCTGGCCGGGCAGGGAACGCAGTCGGCGCATGCCGGTCATTGCTGTGGCAACGTAGCTTGCCTTGCAGTTGACCACTTCAACCCAGACCTTCACGCCTTCCACTCTCACCGTATAAGTCTCTTTCATCTTGCTGCGCCCATAATCACCATATCTTTGCTGGTGGGCTGCGAGTGCGATTTCACATGCCTGGCGAGCTAAAGGGGATTGCTTACTGCCTCGATTAATCAGTCGCATTTCTTCTCCTTGAGGGAGGGTTTCCCCTCCCGATCTCGTTAGTCCACGTATTCCGGTTTCATATCCGCCAGGGTGATGCTGAACTGACCATGCAATTCGTCGCCCAGATGGCGTTTCGACGATGCAAGAACGCGCTCTACTTCTGCGAACTGCTCAGCTGCATCGGGCTCATCTGAAGGAGGCAAGGAATTGATGGCTGCTTCGACTTTGTTCCGTGCATCAACCAGGTAATAACGCTTCACGGCCTTGTTTTTCAGCTCAGTGAACAGGGCAGAACCCAGCGTTGCTTTCACGGTTTCAATATCTGCGCGCAGAGCTTTAGCGCTATCCACATCCTGAGCCGCCTCGATGCGGTCACGAAAATCATC from Enterobacter dykesii encodes the following:
- a CDS encoding site-specific integrase, which gives rise to MAAMPTGVEIHNNKIRISFKFQGVRCRETLKGWIVNASNLKKAGNLRAKIVSEIQLGTFDYRGMFPESKVASKFYTSKNITTFAELASTWYENHKIDLSPNATRSYGIAVRTLTKLIGPETLVAAVTNSDILGWRKELLTGETNYAPEKRRNKTGRAVRTVDYYLAILRQILDYAVKNKVISYQPYVGIKRLRKGQTKPDPLLRHEFEQLKETAPAQQKNMWQFFAYTGVRPGELCALAWEDIDLNSGEANIARNLTQEGLFGPPKTEAGYRTIKLLEPALEALRAQKELTGGAPKVPITFHHREFGKTETQKLHFVFMPRPQKGKQAAYYSVSSIVSLWDITVRRSGIRRRRPYQLRHTYACWMLSAGANPAFIANQMGHENAEMVFHVYSAWINALDSDQVSFLNQRFGGYANAPIVPLKIKTK
- a CDS encoding DNA breaking-rejoining protein — encoded protein: MILGVYTPDELDDRREEREVNPATVQHVSLADISGDNVTTTQTAQESAQNIDALADDFRDRIEAAQDVDSAKALRADIETVKATLGSALFTELKNKAVKRYYLVDARNKVEAAINSLPPSDEPDAAEQFAEVERVLASSKRHLGDELHGQFSITLADMKPEYVD
- the xisR gene encoding excisionase family protein, translating into MSQVIYDSEWGVASKLKEKTGLTDRQIKSYRQTSWVEGVHFKRIPLDGSSSEERGLVWYNIPNINRFVKEA
- a CDS encoding DUF4060 family protein, which codes for MRLINRGSKQSPLARQACEIALAAHQQRYGDYGRSKMKETYTVRVEGVKVWVEVVNCKASYVATAMTGMRRLRSLPGQAN